In a single window of the Elaeis guineensis isolate ETL-2024a chromosome 8, EG11, whole genome shotgun sequence genome:
- the LOC105049791 gene encoding pentatricopeptide repeat-containing protein At1g71490 gives MPSPPLIPKKNLSQIHKCFPISWSKSLHSPPSATPSEKERDELKPPPSPAAPLMDSISSLSAHGRLSEAFAAFSLLLRLHSSSPCLLVRPLTSLLSCSTARRALPQGQQLHALVLSLGLSDNPYLVFKLTSLYSAFDLLADAHAVVEGAIKMQTLPWNLLLSAYVRNGCWEDAILAYKQMVERGVRVDKFTYSAVLKACGEMRELELGREIHRRIDGSGLEWDLYVWNALVALYVKCGALEVARKVFDGMAERDVVTWNSMISGYASKGMWEEAFQLLERMPETSEVNTVTWNTIIAGNLQMSNFMEVLRLISQMRIRGSAIDYVTLVIGLKACSRLGSVRVGKEIHGLAIRFHCEKLENVKNALITMYSRCKNTGNAYILFRTSATQSLITWNAMMAGFVHIDQAEEACLLFQEMIGCRIWPNYVTVTIVLSLCARVANLRHGRELHCYVTKLGFEGYQSLWNSLVDMYSKSGRMVAAQRVFDFMKGHDKISYTSLIAGYGLQGKGITSLKLFNEMIDCGIEPDHITMVAVLSACSHSGLVTQGQMIFGRMVGLYGIVAQVEHYSCMVDLYGRAGLLRKAEKIIDQMPLQPSAAMLATLVEACRLHGNIEIGERAAKKLLEMKSDNPSHYVLIANMYASARCWHELAKVRILMRDMGIQKAPSCSWLDLGNNLYPFQVDSTSMQQVNSISFLLWGLADQMRDAGYFGNEEIWFAEAIG, from the coding sequence ATGCCCTCTCCTCCCCTCATCCCAAAGAAGAACCTCTCCCAAATCCACAAGTGCTTCCCAATATCTTGGAGCAAATCCCTGCACTCCCCACCATCAGCAACACcatcagagaaagagagagacgaATTAAAACCACCACCCTCTCCCGCAGCTCCCCTCATGGACTCCATCAGCTCCCTATCCGCCCATGGCCGCCTCTCCGAGGCCTTCGCCGCCTTCTCCCTCCTCCTTCGCCTCCATTCCTCATCCCCATGCCTCCTGGTCCGCCCCCTCACCTCCCTTCTCTCCTGCTCCACCGCCCGGAGAGCCCTTCCCCAGGGCCAGCAGCTCCATGCCCTCGTCCTCTCGCTCGGCCTCTCCGACAACCCTTACTTGGTTTTCAAGCTCACATCCTTGTATTCCGCCTTCGACCTCCTCGCTGACGCCCACGCGGTGGTCGAAGGAGCGATAAAAATGCAAACTTTGCCGTGGAATCTGCTTCTTTCCGCCTATGTGCGCAATGGGTGTTGGGAAGATGCGATTTTGGCGTACAAACAGATGGTTGAGAGGGGTGTGAGGGTCGATAAGTTCACCTACTCGGCTGTTCTGAAGGCTTGTGGTGAAATGAGGGAGTTGGAATTAGGGAGGGAGATACATAGAAGGATAGATGGCAGCGGTTTGGAATGGGATTTGTATGTTTGGAATGCTTTGGTTGCGCTGTATGTCAAATGTGGAGCGTTGGAGGTTGCAAGGAAAGTGTTTGATGGAATGGCTGAGAGGGATGTTGTTACTTGGAACTCCATGATTTCAGGGTATGCATCAAAGGGAATGTGGGAGGAGGCTTTTCAATTACTGGAGCGGATGCCGGAGACATCAGAAGTGAACACTGTGACTTGGAATACTATCATTGCGGGGAATCTGCAAATGAGTAATTTTATGGAAGTGCTTAGATTGATATCCCAGATGAGGATAAGGGGGTCAGCTATAGATTATGTAACTTTGGTTATTGGTTTGAAGGCTTGCTCTAGACTGGGGTCTGTGAGGGTGGGGAAGGAGATTCATGGATTGGCCATTCGCTTCCATTGTGAAAAGCTTGAGAATGTCAAGAATGCTTTGATCACAATGTATTCTAGATGTAAGAACACAGGTAATGCTTATATTTTGTTCCGAACAAGTGCAACTCAGAGTTTAATTACTTGGAATGCCATGATGGCAGGATTTGTGCATATTGACCAAGCTGAGGAAGCTTGTTTACTTTTTCAAGAAATGATTGGTTGTAGGATATGGCCAAACTATGTTACAGTCACAATTGTCCTTTCTCTCTGTGCCCGTGTCGCAAACCTCCGGCACGGGCGAGAACTCCACTGTTATGTTACAAAACTGGGGTTTGAGGGCTACCAGTCGTTATGGAACTCTCTAGTTGACATGTACTCAAAGTCTGGAAGGATGGTAGCAGCCCAAAGAGTATTTGATTTTATGAAAGGCCATGATAAAATCTCCTACACTTCATTGATTGCAGGTTATGGATTGCAAGGAAAGGGAATCACTTCTTTGAAGCTTTTCAATGAGATGATTGACTGTGGAATTGAACCAGACCACATAACGATGGTGGCCGTCCTCTCAGCTTGCAGCCACTCTGGACTTGTAACCCAAGGACAAATGATCTTTGGCAGGATGGTTGGCTTATATGGTATTGTAGCGCAAGTGGAGCATTACTCTTGCATGGTTGATCTATATGGACGTGCAGGCCTATTAAGGAAGGCAGAAAAGATAATTGATCAAATGCCACTCCAGCCAAGTGCCGCCATGCTGGCTACGCTTGTTGAGGCATGTCGGCTACATGGGAACATAGAGATCGGGGAAAGGGCTGCAAAGAAGCTCTTGGAGATGAAGTCTGATAATCCCAGCCACTATGTTTTGATTGCTAATATGTATGCATCTGCCAGGTGTTGGCATGAGTTAGCTAAGGTCAGGATACTGATGAGGGATATGGGCATTCAGAAAGCTCCAAGTTGTTCATGGCTGGATTTGGGGAATAACTTATATCCTTTCCAGGTAGATAGTACCTCAATGCAGCAGGTAAATAGTATCAGTTTCTTGTTGTGGGGGTTGGCTGATCAAATGAGGGATGCTGGATACTTTGGTAACGAGGAGATATGGTTTGCTGAAGCAATTGGGTAA
- the LOC140851054 gene encoding pentatricopeptide repeat-containing protein At1g71490-like, protein MRIRGSAIDYVTLVIGLKACSRLGAVRVGKEIHGLAIRFHCEKLENVKNALIAMYSRCKNTGDAYIMFRTSAICSLVTWNAMLAGFVHIDQAEQACLLFREMIGCRIWPNYVTVTTVLSPCAHLANIWHVRELHCYVTKLGFEGYQSLWNSLVDMYSKSGRMAAAQRVFDFMKGRDKISNTSLIAGYGLQGKGITALKLFNKMIDCGIEPDHITMVAVLSACSHSGLVIQGQMIFSRMVGLYRIAARVEHCSCMVDLYGRAGLLRKAEEIIDQMPLQPSAAMLATLVEACRVHGNIEIRERHAKKLLEMKSDNPSHYVLIANMHASARCLQELAKLRILMRDMGIRKAPSCSWLDLGNNLYPFQVDITSKQQVNRISFLLWGLADQIRDAGYFGNEEIWFAEAIG, encoded by the coding sequence ATGAGGATAAGGGGGTCAGCTATAGATTATGTAACTTTGGTTATTGGTTTGAAGGCTTGCTCTAGACTCGGGGCTGTGAGGGTGGGGAAGGAGATTCATGGATTGGCCATTCGCTTCCATTGTGAAAAGCTTGAGAATGTCAAGAATGCTTTGATCGCAATGTATTCTAGATGTAAGAACACAGGTGATGCTTACATTATGTTCCGAACAAGTGCAATTTGCAGTTTAGTTACTTGGAATGCCATGTTGGCAGGATTTGTGCACATTGACCAAGCTGAGCAAGCTTGTTTACTTTTTCGAGAAATGATTGGTTGTAGGATATGGCCAAACTATGTTACGGTCACAACTGTCCTTTCTCCTTGTGCCCATCTTGCAAACATCTGGCATGTGCGAGAACTCCACTGTTATGTTACAAAACTGGGGTTTGAGGGCTACCAGTCGTTATGGAACTCTCTAGTTGACATGTACTCAAAGTCTGGAAGGATGGCAGCAGCCCAAAGAGTATTCGACTTTATGAAAGGCCGTGATAAAATCTCCAACACTTCATTGATTGCAGGTTATGGATTGCAAGGAAAGGGAATCACTGCTTTGAAGCTTTTCAATAAGATGATTGACTGTGGAATTGAACCAGACCACATAACCATGGTGGCCGTCCTCTCAGCTTGCAGCCACTCTGGCCTTGTAATCCAAGGGCAAATGATCTTTAGCAGGATGGTTGGCTTATATCGCATTGCAGCACGAGTGGAGCATTGCTCTTGCATGGTTGATCTCTATGGACGGGCAGGCCTGCTAAGGAAGGCAGAAGAGATAATTGATCAAATGCCACTCCAGCCAAGTGCTGCCATGCTGGCTACACTTGTTGAGGCATGTCGGGTACATGGGAACATAGAGATCAGAGAAAGGCATGCAAAGAAGCTCTTAGAGATGAAGTCTGATAATCCCAGCCACTATGTTTTGATTGCCAATATGCACGCATCTGCCAGGTGTTTGCAAGAGCTAGCTAAGCTCAGGATACTGATGAGGGATATGGGCATTCGGAAAGCTCCAAGTTGTTCATGGCTGGATCTGGGGAATAACTTATATCCTTTCCAGGTAGATATTACATCAAAACAGCAGGTAAATCGTATCAGTTTCTTGTTGTGGGGGTTGGCTGATCAAATAAGGGATGCTGGATACTTTGGTAATGAGGAGATATGGTTTGCTGAAGCAATTGGGTAA
- the LOC114914445 gene encoding pentatricopeptide repeat-containing protein At1g71490-like: MRELELGREIHRSIDGSSLEWDLYVWNALVALYVKCDALEVARNMFDGMAKRDVVTWNSMISGYASKGMWEEAFQLLERMPKTSEVNTVTWNTIIAGNLQMSNFMEVLRFIP; the protein is encoded by the coding sequence ATGAGGGAGTTGGAATTAGGGAGGGAGATACATAGAAGCATAGATGGCAGCAGTTTGGAATGGGATTTGTATGTTTGGAATGCTTTGGTTGCGCTGTATGTCAAGTGCGATGCATTAGAGGTTGCAAGGAATATGTTTGACGGAATGGCTAAGAGGGATGTTGTTACTTGGAACTCCATGATTTCAGGGTATGCATCAAAGGGAATGTGGGAGGAGGCTTTTCAATTACTGGAGCGGATGCCCAAGACATCAGAAGTGAACACTGTGACTTGGAATACAATCATTGCGGGGAATCTGCAAATGAGTAATTTTATGGAAGTGCTTAGATTCATACCCTAG